The Anaerolineae bacterium genomic sequence TCTCCTCTTAAAACACGGGCAATATCGTAAAAGGCAATCAAATCACCGTTTCTATCCACCACGTAGGCCCGGCCTGCCTTACCAATCTCCAGTCTTTCCACCAAGTCCCACATAAATTTTAAGTTCACTTCGGCCAGCAACATTCCTTGAAATTCACCAAATTTGTCTGTGGCCGGAACAGCCATCACCACCATCGGCTCGCCGGTCAATTCATCTATGTAAACCAAGCTAATGTATCTATTGCCCTGGCCCACCTGGCTAAACAAATCAGGCTCCAGCCGCTCCATCAGTTGTTCTGCCGCCGCCTGTGATACCCGAGAAACCTTAACCAAATCCTGGTTTTGTGAGTCTAACAAGATCAACTGGCGAAAGGCGCGATCAAGACCCAGCACATCCTCCAAAGCTTTTTTCCGCTCTGCTGCAGAGGTAGAGGCCAGGTTCTCAAGTTTGACCGTTGTTTCCAAAACGCCGAATTTTTCCTGGATGAAACTGGCTACCGCATTAGCTGCCTCTTGAGCAATAAGTTGCTGCTCGCTGGCAATCATCTGCCGCTGCGTTCGGAAATTAAAGAAAACTTCAATACTACTGGCAATAAAAAGAACAGCCACACTCAACGTGAGAAAGGCAATGGCTAAAGTGGCGGCCAGGCTCCGTGAACCTTTGGGC encodes the following:
- a CDS encoding cache and HAMP domain-containing protein; translated protein: MSMLVKRPKGSRSLAATLAIAFLTLSVAVLFIASSIEVFFNFRTQRQMIASEQQLIAQEAANAVASFIQEKFGVLETTVKLENLASTSAAERKKALEDVLGLDRAFRQLILLDSQNQDLVKVSRVSQAAAEQLMERLEPDLFSQVGQGNRYISLVYIDELTGEPMVVMAVPATDKFGEFQGMLLAEVNLKFMWDLVERLEIGKAGRAYVVDRNGDLIAFYDIARVLRGENVAYLKEVAEYISNPMLVDETGASIARGIEGTIIVGTYVPLGTPDWAVVTELPISEAYEEVILGIGISVLVMLLVAILTGLIGVYMARRLAVPLRNLTATATQIAEGELELEAPVEGPTEVIRLAGAFN